From the Rissa tridactyla isolate bRisTri1 chromosome 20, bRisTri1.patW.cur.20221130, whole genome shotgun sequence genome, one window contains:
- the LOC128900123 gene encoding olfactory receptor 14J1-like: protein MSNGSSITQFLLLPFADTRELQLLHFGLFLGIYLAALLANGLIITTVACDHRLHTPMYFFLLNLSVLDLGSLSTTVPKSMANSLWDTGAISYTGCASQVFFFFFCAAAEFHLLTVMSYDRYVAICKPLHYGTLLGSRACVHMAAAAWGSGFLTALLQTANTFSLPLCQGNAVDQFFCEVPQILKLSCSDAYLSELGLIVVSALFSFGCFVFIVLSYVQIFRVVLRIPSEQGRHKAFSMCLPHLAVVSLFLSAAMFASLKPSSISSPSLELVVAVLYSVVPPAVNPLIYSMRNQELKDALRKLMTR from the coding sequence atgtccaatggcagctccatcacccagttcctcctcctgccattcgcagacacacgggagctgcagctcttgcacttcgggctcttcctgggcatctacctggctgccctcctggccaacggcctcatcatcaccaccgtAGCCTgcgaccaccgcctccacacccccatgtacttcttcctcctcaacctctctgttcttgacctgggctccctgtccaccactgttcccaaatccatggccaattccctttGGGACACTGGAgccatctcctacacaggatgtgcttcacaggtattttttttctttttctgtgctgcagcagagtttcatcttctcactgtcatgtcctatgaccgctacgttgccatctgcaaacccctgcactatgggaccctcctgggcagcagagcttgtgtccacatggcagcagctgcctggggcagtgggtttctcactgctctgctgcaaacgGCCAATACGTTTTCACTGCCCCtttgccagggcaatgctgtggaccagttcttctgtgaagtcCCCcaaatcctcaagctctcctgctcagatgccTACCTCAGTGAACTTGGGCTTATTGTGGTTAGTGCCTTGTTctcttttggttgttttgttttcattgtgctgtcctacgtgcagatcttcagggtcgtgctgaggatcccctctgagcagggacggcacaaagccttttccatgtgcctccctcacctggccgtggtctccctctttcTCAGCGCTGCCATGTTTGCCTCCCTGAAGccttcctccatctcctccccatctctggaactggtggtggcagtgctgtactcggtggtgcctccagcagtgaaccccctcatctacagcatgaggaaccaggagctcaaggatgcatTGCGGAAATtgatgaccagatga